In Magnetospirillum sp. XM-1, a single window of DNA contains:
- a CDS encoding TNT domain-containing protein: MRIRSLLTAAALAVFGLSLPAGPARAECRDVDVRPDISSRWKDGQGNLRWPTHEWSTEITVTVILTPGMVIDRFGCDKGKQFNPQGTAYASRALPYVCSAAPYSSYRVVKPLVAWSGRAAPWFDQKGGAPQFRTSVTAAELVADGTLERVEAGRPSCG; encoded by the coding sequence ATGCGTATCAGATCGCTTTTGACGGCGGCCGCGTTGGCCGTGTTCGGTTTGTCGTTGCCGGCTGGTCCGGCCCGGGCCGAATGCCGCGATGTCGACGTCCGGCCCGATATCTCCAGCCGGTGGAAGGATGGCCAGGGCAACCTGCGCTGGCCGACCCACGAATGGAGCACCGAGATCACTGTCACGGTGATTCTGACACCGGGCATGGTGATCGACCGCTTCGGCTGCGATAAGGGCAAGCAGTTCAATCCCCAGGGCACCGCCTATGCGTCGCGGGCGCTGCCCTATGTCTGCTCGGCCGCGCCCTATTCCAGCTATCGGGTGGTCAAGCCCCTGGTGGCCTGGTCGGGCAGGGCGGCGCCCTGGTTCGACCAGAAGGGCGGCGCGCCGCAATTCCGCACCTCGGTCACCGCCGCCGAACTGGTGGCCGACGGGACGCTCGAGCGGGTCGAGGCGGGGCGACCGTCCTGCGGCTGA